One window of Flavobacterium dauae genomic DNA carries:
- a CDS encoding AI-2E family transporter, with the protein MENKSLENKNEQINDTNGQQNKVPFVIRLACVLFSIIAITYISIVGKSILVPLVIGFLVAMLLLPVANFLERKLKFPRIVSSLISPILFSLAVIAVFFFIGTQMAQFTEDLPEFQQQIEKLFHEAQVFVYDRFGVSEEEQINYIQKNAEEVLKRGSGVVGTALTSVTSMLASSTFVFLGVFFFLLYRSHLVKFLIWCFPPSDQSKVREVINEIQSIIKQYIFGLLIQVIAVSSLMFIAYSIIGIKYALLFAVLCGVLNLIPYIGIFSATLLAAVVTLATGDPIQALWVVIAVIVVNSIDGNIITPKIIGSKVALNSFVVLFGIVIAESIWGIAGMFLAIPVLAIFKIIFDNVDGLRPYGFVLGEDNAPTPLFEKYYDKYLYRRKPKEEELPEDLQTEAENHEEDENDNS; encoded by the coding sequence ATGGAAAACAAATCATTGGAAAATAAAAACGAACAAATAAACGATACAAACGGGCAACAAAACAAAGTCCCGTTTGTTATTCGTTTGGCGTGTGTGCTGTTTAGTATTATCGCAATTACTTATATCAGTATTGTAGGTAAATCTATTTTGGTACCGCTGGTTATTGGTTTTTTGGTAGCCATGTTGTTATTGCCCGTAGCTAATTTTCTGGAACGGAAATTAAAATTTCCACGTATTGTATCTTCTCTTATTTCTCCAATACTTTTTAGTTTAGCCGTTATTGCTGTTTTTTTCTTTATAGGCACACAAATGGCACAGTTTACAGAAGATTTGCCAGAGTTTCAGCAACAGATCGAAAAATTGTTTCACGAAGCACAGGTTTTTGTTTACGATAGATTTGGCGTTTCTGAAGAAGAACAAATAAACTATATCCAAAAAAATGCCGAAGAAGTTCTTAAACGTGGTTCTGGTGTTGTTGGTACAGCCCTAACATCGGTAACTTCAATGTTGGCGTCTTCTACTTTTGTGTTTCTGGGAGTTTTCTTCTTTTTGTTGTATCGCAGCCATTTGGTAAAATTCTTAATATGGTGTTTTCCACCTTCAGATCAGTCAAAAGTAAGAGAAGTTATCAACGAAATTCAAAGTATCATCAAGCAATATATTTTTGGCTTGTTAATACAGGTAATAGCAGTTTCTAGCTTAATGTTCATCGCTTACAGCATCATCGGCATAAAATATGCCTTGCTTTTTGCGGTTTTATGTGGCGTATTAAACTTAATTCCGTACATAGGTATTTTCTCTGCAACCCTATTGGCAGCGGTGGTTACTTTAGCAACAGGCGATCCCATTCAGGCGTTGTGGGTAGTAATTGCCGTAATAGTTGTAAATTCTATCGACGGAAACATCATTACCCCTAAAATCATAGGTTCTAAGGTAGCGTTAAATTCGTTTGTAGTTTTGTTTGGAATTGTCATTGCCGAATCTATCTGGGGAATTGCCGGTATGTTTTTAGCGATTCCTGTTTTAGCCATTTTTAAGATTATTTTTGATAATGTTGATGGCTTGCGTCCGTACGGATTTGTTTTAGGCGAAGATAATGCACCAACGCCCTTGTTTGAAAAATATTACGACAAATATCTTTACCGCCGCAAACCAAAAGAGGAAGAGCTACCGGAAGATTTACAAACCGAAGCAGAAAACCACGAAGAAGACGAAAACGATAATTCATAA
- a CDS encoding CoA transferase subunit B: MALDKIGIAKRIAKELQDGFYVNLGIGIPTLVANYIPEGMNVEFQSENGVLGMGPFPFEGDEDADLINAGKQTITTLPGASFFDSAMSFGMIRSQHVDLTILGAMEVSENGDIANWKIPGKMVKGMGGAMDLVASAENIIVAMMHVNKAGESKILKKCTLPLTGVGCVKKVVTELALMEITPNGFKLLERAPGVSVEEIIKATEAELIIEGDIPEMAV, from the coding sequence ATGGCATTAGATAAAATAGGCATTGCAAAACGCATTGCCAAAGAATTACAAGACGGATTTTATGTAAACTTGGGAATTGGTATTCCAACCTTGGTTGCAAATTATATTCCCGAAGGAATGAACGTTGAATTTCAGTCCGAAAACGGCGTGTTAGGTATGGGACCTTTTCCTTTTGAAGGAGATGAAGATGCCGATTTAATCAACGCAGGTAAACAAACCATTACCACATTGCCTGGTGCATCATTCTTTGATTCGGCTATGAGCTTTGGAATGATTCGTTCACAACACGTAGATTTAACCATTTTAGGAGCTATGGAAGTTTCTGAAAACGGCGACATTGCCAACTGGAAAATCCCTGGAAAAATGGTAAAAGGTATGGGTGGTGCTATGGATTTGGTAGCATCGGCAGAAAATATCATTGTTGCTATGATGCACGTTAACAAAGCAGGCGAATCTAAAATACTAAAAAAATGCACGTTGCCTTTAACAGGTGTTGGCTGCGTTAAAAAAGTAGTGACCGAATTAGCTTTAATGGAAATTACTCCGAATGGCTTTAAATTGCTGGAACGTGCTCCGGGTGTATCGGTAGAAGAGATCATCAAAGCAACCGAAGCCGAATTGATTATTGAGGGAGATATACCTGAAATGGCTGTTTAA
- a CDS encoding CoA transferase subunit A, whose product MINKKVANAQEALHDVQDNQTIMVGGFGLSGIPENSIAELVRKNVTGLTCISNNAGVDDFGLGLLLQKKQVKKMIASYVGENAEFERQMLSGELDVELTPQGTLAEKCRAAQAGIPAFFTPAGYGTEVAQGKETREFNGKMYVMEEAFKADFAIVKAWKGDEAGNLIFKGTTRSFNAVMAGAGKITIAEVEELVPLGELDPNQIHIPGIYVKRIFQGEKYEKRIEQRTVRKRD is encoded by the coding sequence ATGATTAATAAAAAGGTTGCCAATGCGCAAGAAGCATTACACGATGTGCAAGATAATCAAACCATTATGGTTGGCGGATTTGGATTAAGCGGTATTCCCGAAAATTCAATTGCCGAACTGGTTCGTAAAAACGTTACGGGTTTAACCTGTATTTCTAATAACGCGGGTGTTGATGATTTTGGATTAGGATTATTGCTTCAAAAAAAACAGGTTAAAAAAATGATCGCCTCTTATGTGGGTGAAAACGCCGAATTTGAACGTCAGATGTTAAGCGGCGAATTAGATGTTGAATTAACGCCACAAGGTACATTGGCAGAAAAATGTCGAGCGGCACAAGCGGGTATTCCTGCATTTTTTACACCGGCTGGTTACGGAACCGAAGTTGCCCAAGGTAAAGAAACACGCGAATTCAACGGAAAAATGTATGTAATGGAAGAAGCTTTTAAAGCCGATTTTGCCATTGTAAAAGCGTGGAAAGGTGACGAAGCTGGAAACTTGATTTTCAAAGGAACTACACGCAGTTTTAATGCAGTTATGGCAGGTGCAGGTAAAATTACCATTGCCGAAGTTGAAGAATTAGTTCCGCTTGGTGAATTAGATCCTAACCAAATTCATATTCCGGGAATTTATGTGAAGCGTATTTTTCAAGGAGAAAAGTATGAAAAAAGAATTGAACAACGAACGGTACGTAAAAGAGATTAA
- a CDS encoding O-methyltransferase — translation MKYSKINHLIKSKLFENRSINEIRTNFTSGETFVSSFLKAKKANGSATEKNSLKTLDSYGNELSKREDLIDFSLFGINEKQTVSSVYQRAASKLKWCHFFYFLSKNDKVTNILEIGTNLGVSGQYFIAALGNNNIKNSNFITFEGVPDLCKIANERFLKISEDKNCNYKIIQGLYKDTLHEVDDLNIKFDIVFIDGNHKYKPTIEYYEYLLNHSNNNAVFIFDDINWSNEMKQAWQYILNTNYSYSIDFFKTGIIVIEKDNNLKKNYNLFLTL, via the coding sequence ATGAAATACAGTAAAATAAATCATTTGATCAAATCGAAATTATTCGAAAATAGAAGTATAAATGAGATTAGAACAAATTTTACATCAGGCGAAACATTCGTTTCAAGTTTTCTAAAAGCAAAAAAAGCTAACGGAAGTGCAACAGAGAAAAATTCTTTAAAGACCTTAGATTCTTACGGAAACGAATTATCTAAAAGAGAAGATCTGATAGATTTTAGTTTATTTGGAATAAATGAAAAGCAAACGGTTTCTAGTGTATATCAAAGGGCAGCAAGTAAGCTTAAATGGTGTCATTTTTTTTATTTCCTATCAAAAAATGATAAAGTAACCAACATATTAGAAATAGGCACAAATCTTGGTGTTTCGGGGCAATATTTCATAGCAGCATTGGGTAATAACAATATAAAAAACTCTAATTTCATAACATTTGAAGGTGTGCCCGATTTGTGTAAAATTGCAAACGAACGCTTTCTTAAAATAAGTGAAGACAAAAATTGTAATTACAAAATAATTCAGGGACTTTATAAAGATACTTTACATGAGGTAGATGATCTAAATATAAAATTTGATATTGTTTTTATAGATGGCAACCACAAATACAAACCCACAATCGAATATTATGAATATTTACTGAATCACTCAAACAACAATGCTGTTTTTATATTTGATGACATTAACTGGAGCAATGAAATGAAACAGGCGTGGCAATATATACTTAATACCAATTATTCGTATTCGATAGATTTTTTTAAAACGGGAATTATTGTCATTGAAAAAGATAATAATTTAAAGAAAAACTATAATTTATTTTTAACGTTATAG
- a CDS encoding penicillin-binding protein 1A gives MEKITDPKKKNKSNNRKYLGLFWKLFAAGIIFVVLIFAFANWGIFGAMPTFDELENPESSVATEIISADGKTLGKFYLENRIPVKYEELPQHLVDALVATEDERFYSHSGIDAKGTLRAIFSAGSSGGASTITQQLAKNLFHGSSGSSNKLYRVIQKVKEWIIAVKLERQYTKNEIIAYYLNTVDFVSNAYGIRSASNIYFNKEPKNLTVEEAAVLVGMLQAPSRYNPRFNPERSQTRRNIVLGQMEKNGYLTKEEKEKYQAIPLKVNFTPQTHTRGYATYFREYLRDYMRKWVKENPKKDGSTYDIYRDGLRIYTTIDSRMQEYAEEAVEMHLANLQKEFFKQQKSNKNAPFIKINQNETKKIINRAMRNSERWRQMSEQGKSEEDIIKSFSIKTKMSVFTWKGEKDTLMSPLDSIVYYKHFLQSGMMSMEPITGNVKAWVGGIDYKHFQYDHVAQGARQVGSTFKPFVYATAIDQLGMSPCDYIYDGPFTMPRGRYGIQKDWSPRNSGGKYYGTVTMKYALAQSLNTVTARLMDRVGPKAVINLCRDLGVKSDIPQSPAIALGAVEITVSDMVAAYSTFANQGVYVKPRFINKITDKHGVVLFESRMETRDVMNKDIAYAIVKLLEGVTEGGSGGRLRYTGSGGAGYHVMTGYPYAFKNPIAGKTGTTQNNSDGWFIGMVPNLVTGIWVGNEDRAAHFRSTVYGQGATMALPIWGIFMKKCYADKTLYVSDEDFERPSNISILVDCWKRAANDSLIDPDSVFGLPESKKDSLAPPKQSVPLEFDF, from the coding sequence ATGGAAAAAATAACAGATCCAAAAAAGAAAAATAAATCAAACAACAGAAAGTATTTAGGGTTATTCTGGAAACTGTTTGCAGCAGGTATTATCTTCGTTGTTTTGATTTTTGCTTTTGCAAACTGGGGGATTTTTGGTGCTATGCCAACCTTTGACGAGCTTGAAAATCCGGAATCAAGTGTTGCTACAGAAATTATTTCGGCAGACGGAAAAACCCTTGGTAAATTTTATTTGGAAAACCGTATTCCGGTAAAATACGAAGAATTGCCGCAGCATTTGGTAGATGCACTGGTCGCCACCGAAGACGAACGTTTTTATTCACATTCGGGTATTGATGCCAAAGGAACACTTCGTGCCATATTTTCGGCAGGATCAAGCGGTGGTGCAAGTACCATTACGCAACAGTTGGCAAAAAACTTGTTTCACGGTAGTTCCGGATCAAGCAATAAACTGTACCGCGTCATTCAAAAAGTGAAAGAGTGGATTATTGCCGTAAAATTAGAACGTCAATACACTAAAAACGAAATTATTGCTTATTATTTAAATACCGTTGATTTTGTAAGTAATGCATATGGTATCCGTTCGGCATCAAATATTTATTTTAATAAAGAGCCTAAAAACCTTACAGTAGAAGAAGCTGCTGTTTTAGTAGGAATGTTGCAGGCCCCTTCTCGTTACAATCCACGTTTTAATCCGGAACGTTCTCAAACCAGAAGAAATATTGTATTGGGGCAAATGGAGAAAAACGGATACCTAACCAAAGAAGAGAAAGAAAAATATCAGGCAATACCGTTAAAGGTTAACTTTACCCCGCAAACACATACCAGAGGTTATGCCACTTATTTCCGTGAATACCTGCGTGATTATATGCGTAAATGGGTAAAAGAAAACCCTAAGAAAGACGGATCTACTTACGATATTTACCGCGACGGGTTACGCATTTATACCACTATTGATTCACGTATGCAGGAATATGCCGAAGAAGCTGTAGAAATGCACCTTGCAAATTTGCAAAAAGAGTTTTTTAAACAGCAGAAAAGCAATAAAAATGCACCGTTTATTAAAATCAACCAAAACGAAACTAAAAAAATCATAAATCGTGCCATGCGGAACTCAGAACGTTGGCGACAAATGAGTGAGCAAGGCAAATCAGAAGAAGACATTATTAAATCGTTCAGCATAAAAACTAAAATGTCGGTTTTTACCTGGAAAGGCGAAAAAGATACGTTAATGTCACCACTTGATTCTATTGTTTATTACAAACATTTTTTACAGTCGGGTATGATGTCTATGGAACCTATTACCGGTAATGTAAAAGCATGGGTAGGAGGTATAGATTACAAACATTTTCAGTACGATCACGTTGCTCAGGGAGCACGCCAGGTGGGGTCAACATTTAAGCCGTTTGTGTATGCAACGGCAATTGACCAGTTAGGAATGAGTCCTTGTGATTATATTTACGACGGACCTTTTACCATGCCTAGGGGACGTTACGGTATCCAGAAAGATTGGTCGCCAAGAAATTCCGGAGGTAAATATTACGGTACCGTAACAATGAAATATGCTTTGGCACAATCGTTAAACACCGTAACAGCACGTTTAATGGATCGTGTAGGGCCAAAAGCGGTTATTAATTTGTGTAGAGATTTAGGTGTAAAATCCGATATTCCACAGTCGCCCGCCATTGCGTTAGGTGCTGTAGAAATTACCGTAAGCGATATGGTTGCGGCTTACAGTACCTTTGCAAATCAAGGGGTGTACGTAAAACCACGTTTCATTAATAAAATTACCGATAAACACGGAGTAGTATTATTTGAATCGAGAATGGAAACGCGTGATGTAATGAATAAAGACATTGCGTATGCCATTGTAAAATTATTAGAAGGCGTAACCGAAGGTGGATCGGGCGGACGTTTGCGTTATACCGGATCCGGTGGTGCAGGATACCACGTAATGACCGGTTATCCGTATGCCTTTAAAAACCCTATTGCAGGTAAAACAGGAACAACACAAAACAATTCTGACGGATGGTTTATTGGTATGGTTCCCAACTTAGTTACCGGTATATGGGTGGGTAACGAAGATCGTGCCGCACATTTTAGATCAACTGTTTACGGGCAAGGTGCCACTATGGCGTTACCTATCTGGGGTATTTTTATGAAAAAATGTTATGCCGATAAAACCTTGTATGTTTCCGACGAAGATTTTGAACGACCATCTAACATAAGTATCTTGGTTGATTGCTGGAAACGGGCGGCAAATGATTCATTAATCGATCCTGATTCTGTTTTTGGATTACCTGAAAGCAAAAAAGACAGTTTGGCACCGCCAAAACAAAGCGTTCCTCTGGAATTTGATTTTTAA
- a CDS encoding gliding motility lipoprotein GldH, whose protein sequence is MVINNKRTFFKIVALSAMAVFTACNSTDFFNEYQSLPDGWKKNEPLVFDFESLDTLSTHNAYLNIRTTNEYPYSNLFVIIKMFPPEGTPTVDTLQYQMANPDGSMLGTGFTDVKEHKLFWRENITFKKQGVYKVEVEHAIRKLNELKGDEVLEGVSEVGLQLQ, encoded by the coding sequence ATGGTAATAAACAATAAAAGAACATTCTTTAAAATTGTTGCTTTATCAGCAATGGCGGTATTTACAGCTTGTAATTCTACCGATTTTTTCAATGAATACCAATCGTTGCCCGATGGCTGGAAAAAAAATGAACCATTAGTATTTGATTTTGAATCGTTAGATACCCTTAGTACACACAATGCTTATCTGAATATTCGAACTACTAACGAGTATCCTTACAGCAATTTGTTTGTTATCATAAAAATGTTTCCGCCCGAAGGAACCCCAACTGTTGATACATTGCAATATCAAATGGCAAATCCCGATGGCAGTATGTTAGGAACAGGGTTTACCGATGTAAAAGAACACAAGCTTTTTTGGCGGGAAAACATTACCTTTAAAAAGCAAGGTGTTTATAAAGTTGAAGTAGAACACGCCATAAGAAAGTTAAACGAACTAAAAGGCGATGAGGTGTTAGAAGGCGTTTCGGAAGTTGGTTTACAATTACAATAA
- a CDS encoding PSP1 domain-containing protein, whose translation MACTNCSTKTNDSGIPKGCGSKGSCGTESCNKLSVFDWLSNMHYPSGFEPFDVVEVRFKNGRKDFYKNTDKLALQIGDVVATEASPGHDIGVVTLTGELVKVQMKKKKVNPYGDTLKIYRKATQKDIDIWSEARKREEPMKVRAREIAIELKLEMKISDIEFQGDASKATFYYTANDRVDFRQLIKEFAREFNTRIEMKQVGFRQEAARLGGIGSCGRELCCSTWLTDFRSVNTAAARYQQLSLNPQKLAGQCGKLKCCLNYELDTYLDALKGMPDTDTKLVTKNGEAYCQKIDIFKEVMWFAFPTNNANWYKIEVAQVKEIIALNKQGQIIDNIEDYVFEEENTTSLQSVVAEDSLSRFDQPKRKKRATRNKKTDKVAADSSGKPTVEKDKKPLRSNNAASTEQKTSRKPQRNNQPKTTNTNPAEKPKQNVPNNKPAQENNTTNNNKNQARKKNFRKPNKNNGNKPNNNSDGNKQ comes from the coding sequence ATGGCATGTACAAATTGTTCTACTAAAACAAACGATTCTGGCATTCCAAAAGGTTGTGGTAGCAAAGGTTCGTGCGGAACCGAAAGCTGCAATAAATTAAGTGTGTTCGACTGGTTATCGAACATGCATTATCCTTCGGGATTTGAACCTTTTGATGTGGTTGAAGTGCGTTTTAAAAACGGTAGAAAAGACTTTTATAAAAACACCGATAAATTAGCTCTGCAAATTGGCGATGTGGTTGCAACCGAAGCCAGCCCCGGGCACGATATAGGTGTGGTAACTTTAACCGGAGAGCTGGTTAAGGTTCAAATGAAAAAGAAAAAGGTAAATCCGTACGGAGACACCCTGAAAATATACCGAAAAGCAACACAGAAAGATATAGATATCTGGAGCGAAGCACGCAAACGTGAAGAGCCTATGAAGGTACGTGCCCGCGAGATTGCTATTGAATTAAAGTTGGAAATGAAAATTTCGGATATCGAATTTCAAGGTGATGCTTCAAAGGCAACTTTTTATTATACGGCGAACGATCGGGTAGATTTCCGTCAGTTGATTAAAGAATTTGCACGGGAATTCAATACCCGAATCGAAATGAAACAGGTAGGTTTTCGTCAGGAAGCAGCTCGTTTAGGCGGAATTGGCTCGTGTGGACGCGAATTGTGCTGTTCTACCTGGTTAACCGATTTTAGAAGTGTAAACACAGCAGCAGCACGTTATCAGCAATTATCGCTAAATCCACAAAAATTAGCCGGGCAATGCGGTAAGCTGAAATGTTGTTTGAATTATGAATTAGACACGTATCTGGATGCTTTAAAAGGGATGCCCGATACCGATACCAAATTAGTTACGAAAAACGGAGAGGCTTATTGCCAAAAAATCGATATTTTTAAAGAGGTAATGTGGTTTGCTTTTCCAACAAACAATGCCAATTGGTATAAAATAGAAGTGGCACAGGTAAAAGAAATCATTGCATTAAACAAACAAGGGCAAATTATTGATAATATAGAAGATTATGTCTTTGAAGAAGAGAATACCACTTCATTGCAAAGTGTAGTTGCCGAAGACAGTTTGTCGCGTTTCGATCAGCCAAAACGTAAAAAACGTGCTACCCGAAACAAAAAAACAGATAAGGTAGCCGCTGATTCATCGGGGAAACCAACCGTAGAGAAAGATAAAAAACCTTTACGATCAAATAATGCGGCATCAACCGAACAAAAAACATCGAGAAAACCACAACGAAATAATCAGCCAAAAACCACAAATACAAATCCAGCGGAAAAGCCTAAACAAAACGTGCCAAATAACAAGCCGGCACAAGAAAATAACACGACAAACAACAACAAAAACCAGGCACGTAAAAAGAATTTTAGAAAACCAAATAAGAATAACGGAAACAAACCAAACAACAACTCCGATGGTAATAAACAATAA
- a CDS encoding PLP-dependent aminotransferase family protein — protein MNSPVEDIILQSVSIDKNDKTAVYLQIAQHVIRSIQNKSLTVGTVLPGTRSLSRLLKIHRNTAVAVYDELASQGWVEIVANKGTFVQNPIKQKGKTQTATIYPEKTGFPFYESTHLVTPYEKADTEYAFNDGQTDIRLHSNTQYNRWYNAALQRTSLIKKWNTFLFDRSSFLNNQLCNYLNATRNFRSNPQNILITRSTEMSLYLISQLLIKPNDVVLVGNLSHFAANMIFSQAKAKIKTIPVDENGLAIDFIRKNFTKNSIRLLYCSPNRHYPTTYSLSESRKTALLQLAKEYGFAIIEDDFDYDFQFNENPAQPLARFDTSGSVIYLGKTGQALFPAFETGFMVAPENLITEAKNYYRMIDPQGDLIKEQILAEVIHEGEMHRQVKKKTLLYKARRDTMCDALKNTFGNLITFNKPTGGLAVFIQFNNPVSLVKLSKQVSKHNVTLPKHLLYQTKNMCGIRLGFGHLNLEEINHTIKMLKKAYDDLDQPVK, from the coding sequence ATGAATAGTCCGGTTGAAGATATCATTCTGCAAAGTGTTTCCATTGATAAAAATGACAAAACTGCTGTTTATCTACAAATAGCACAACACGTTATTCGGTCAATTCAAAACAAGTCATTAACCGTAGGAACCGTATTACCCGGAACACGTTCTTTAAGCCGGCTGTTAAAAATACATCGCAACACCGCTGTTGCTGTTTACGACGAGCTGGCATCGCAAGGTTGGGTAGAAATTGTTGCCAACAAAGGTACATTTGTACAAAATCCTATCAAACAGAAAGGCAAAACGCAAACAGCAACAATTTATCCTGAAAAAACCGGGTTTCCGTTTTATGAAAGCACTCATTTGGTAACTCCTTACGAAAAAGCTGATACGGAATATGCGTTTAACGATGGGCAAACCGATATTCGTTTACACAGCAACACACAATACAATCGTTGGTATAATGCAGCTTTACAACGAACATCGCTCATAAAAAAATGGAATACTTTTTTGTTTGACCGTTCTTCGTTTTTAAATAACCAGTTGTGTAATTATTTGAATGCAACCCGAAATTTTCGCAGCAACCCGCAAAACATACTTATTACCCGCAGTACCGAAATGAGTTTGTATTTGATTTCGCAGCTGCTTATAAAACCAAATGATGTTGTTTTAGTAGGAAATTTGAGCCATTTTGCCGCCAATATGATTTTTAGTCAGGCAAAAGCAAAGATAAAAACCATTCCGGTGGACGAAAACGGTTTAGCTATTGATTTTATCAGAAAAAACTTTACAAAAAACAGTATTCGACTGCTTTATTGCTCACCCAATCGGCATTATCCCACAACCTACAGTTTAAGCGAATCTCGTAAAACAGCACTTTTACAATTGGCAAAAGAATATGGATTTGCTATTATTGAAGACGATTTTGACTATGATTTTCAGTTTAACGAGAATCCTGCTCAACCTTTGGCACGTTTTGATACAAGCGGTTCGGTGATTTATCTGGGAAAAACAGGACAAGCTTTGTTTCCTGCATTTGAAACCGGTTTTATGGTAGCGCCCGAAAATTTAATTACCGAAGCTAAAAATTATTACCGAATGATTGATCCGCAGGGCGATTTAATTAAAGAACAAATTTTAGCAGAAGTAATTCACGAAGGCGAAATGCACCGACAGGTTAAAAAGAAAACCTTATTGTACAAAGCTCGGCGCGATACGATGTGTGATGCTTTAAAAAACACATTTGGCAATTTAATTACCTTTAACAAACCTACTGGCGGACTGGCTGTTTTTATTCAATTTAACAATCCTGTTTCGTTGGTAAAATTATCCAAACAAGTTTCAAAACACAATGTTACGTTGCCAAAACATCTGTTGTATCAAACCAAAAATATGTGCGGTATCCGTTTGGGATTTGGTCATTTGAATTTAGAAGAAATCAATCATACAATTAAAATGCTTAAAAAAGCGTATGATGATTTAGATCAACCAGTAAAATAA